From one Thermococcus sp. 21S7 genomic stretch:
- a CDS encoding IS607 family transposase, which translates to MRLYRTGKASQLLGISKPTLIRKIKSGEIKAYRVGKEYRVPESEIKRILEGKIPDKVVIYARVSNRDQKEDLERQIEYLKNYSSSRGYQVAKILTDISSGLNENRKGLKQLLKLVESGEVTKVVITYRDRLTRFGFKYLEQYFNSHGVEIEVIFDDEEKTPEKELVEDLLSIVTSFAGKLYGARSHKKKRLVEAVKNALRDD; encoded by the coding sequence ATGAGGCTTTATCGGACGGGCAAGGCCTCACAACTCTTAGGCATCAGCAAGCCGACACTAATTAGGAAAATAAAATCCGGCGAGATTAAGGCGTATCGGGTTGGCAAAGAATACCGAGTTCCAGAAAGTGAAATTAAGAGAATTCTTGAGGGCAAAATCCCCGATAAAGTCGTCATTTACGCAAGAGTTTCAAACCGAGACCAGAAGGAAGACTTAGAAAGACAAATCGAATACCTCAAGAATTACTCCTCATCCAGAGGTTATCAAGTGGCTAAAATCCTTACCGATATTTCCTCAGGCCTGAACGAGAACAGGAAGGGATTAAAACAGCTCCTCAAACTCGTCGAGAGCGGAGAAGTTACTAAAGTCGTCATAACTTACCGGGACAGGCTCACCCGCTTCGGCTTCAAATACCTCGAACAATACTTCAACTCACACGGCGTTGAGATTGAAGTAATCTTCGACGATGAGGAGAAAACACCAGAAAAGGAACTCGTTGAGGACTTGTTATCCATCGTAACCTCCTTCGCTGGAAAGCTTTACGGGGCTCGTTCTCATAAGAAAAAACGCCTCGTCGAGGCGGTAAAGAATGCCCTCAGAGA